From a single Adhaeribacter swui genomic region:
- a CDS encoding efflux RND transporter periplasmic adaptor subunit — translation MKIKYFVYALLIIGFASLVVYRISANKKAAGGGPGGPGSAAGKGPGGPGGAGGGRGGTMQVDGVVVQPREFANKLAVTGSIEANEQVQIRGQVSGLIRSISFQEGSNVKEGQVLLKIDDAELRAQLAQAQTRQSLAAENAERAAQLFKKEAISREEFDIATADFKTLQSQTQLIQAQLAKTTITAPFSGRIGLRNVSVGGYLTPETVVANLISTDPVKINFSVPEKYANQVKVNTKLQVSVAGSSKKYSATVYAIEPAVEATTRTLQLRARAANPNNELLPGSFANIEFPLASIPDALLVPTQAIVPIQNGKKVFVAKNGKVQEVKVEATTRTEKEILITSGLQPGDTVLTTGIMTLKQDAPVKVRLPKA, via the coding sequence ATGAAAATTAAGTATTTTGTTTATGCTTTATTAATTATCGGATTTGCCTCGCTGGTGGTTTACCGGATTTCGGCCAACAAAAAAGCGGCCGGAGGTGGACCTGGAGGTCCGGGTAGTGCAGCCGGCAAAGGCCCGGGCGGCCCGGGTGGCGCGGGTGGTGGCCGGGGCGGCACGATGCAGGTAGATGGGGTGGTAGTACAACCGCGCGAATTTGCCAACAAATTGGCCGTAACCGGATCTATTGAAGCAAACGAACAAGTACAAATCCGGGGGCAGGTATCGGGCTTAATCCGGAGCATTAGTTTTCAGGAAGGGAGCAACGTAAAAGAAGGGCAGGTATTATTAAAAATTGATGATGCTGAATTACGTGCCCAGTTAGCCCAGGCGCAAACGCGGCAGAGCTTAGCCGCCGAGAACGCCGAACGGGCCGCGCAATTATTTAAAAAAGAAGCCATCAGCCGCGAAGAATTTGATATTGCTACTGCCGACTTTAAAACCTTACAATCCCAAACGCAGTTAATTCAGGCGCAATTAGCCAAAACTACTATAACGGCTCCGTTCTCCGGGCGCATTGGTTTGCGCAACGTGTCGGTGGGCGGCTATTTAACGCCCGAAACCGTGGTGGCTAACTTAATCAGCACCGATCCGGTAAAAATAAATTTTTCGGTACCGGAAAAATACGCCAACCAGGTAAAGGTTAACACCAAGCTGCAAGTTTCGGTAGCGGGTTCATCTAAAAAATACAGTGCCACCGTTTACGCCATAGAACCGGCCGTAGAAGCTACCACCCGTACGTTACAGCTCCGCGCCCGGGCTGCAAACCCGAATAACGAACTGTTGCCAGGCTCTTTCGCCAATATTGAGTTTCCGTTGGCCTCTATCCCGGATGCTTTATTAGTGCCTACACAAGCCATTGTGCCTATCCAGAATGGTAAAAAAGTATTTGTAGCTAAAAACGGCAAAGTACAGGAAGTAAAAGTAGAAGCAACTACCCGCACCGAAAAAGAAATTTTGATTACCTCGGGCCTGCAACCAGGCGACACGGTGTTAACCACCGGAATTATGACGTTGAAACAAGATGCCCCGGTTAAAGTCCGGTTACCTAAAGCTTGA
- a CDS encoding MGMT family protein: MAKGNDENFFKNVYEVVKLIPAGRVTSYGAIASYLGSKGSARMVGWALIASHAKSNIPAYRVVNRTGMLTGKQHFESPDAMQASLEREGVRVENDKVVDFEKLFWNPAKELL, translated from the coding sequence ATGGCAAAAGGTAACGATGAAAATTTTTTTAAAAATGTTTACGAAGTAGTAAAACTTATTCCAGCGGGTCGGGTAACTTCTTACGGGGCTATTGCCAGTTACCTGGGTAGCAAAGGTTCGGCCCGCATGGTAGGATGGGCTCTAATTGCCTCGCACGCGAAAAGTAACATTCCGGCGTACCGGGTAGTTAACCGCACCGGCATGCTCACCGGCAAGCAGCATTTTGAATCGCCGGATGCCATGCAAGCCAGCCTGGAGCGCGAAGGCGTACGGGTAGAAAACGATAAAGTAGTCGATTTTGAAAAACTATTCTGGAACCCGGCCAAAGAACTGTTGTAG
- a CDS encoding efflux RND transporter permease subunit, with product MSLSTTSIKRPVFTIVINLILILFGIIGYTFLGIREYPSIDPAIVSVSTSYTGANADIIESQITEPLEKSINSIDGIRNISSSSNQGRSNINIEFNLEKNLEEAANDVRDKVSQAVRSLPQDIDAPPVVSKADADSEPIVTMTVRSKTRSQLELSDYAENVLSQRLQTIPGISSVQIWGQKRYAMRLWLDPMKLASYGLTVADVRTALNRQNVELPSGKVTGSNTELMVKTLGNLSNEEQFNDLIVKSEGDRIIRFSDLGKAELGPENLETKMTESGVPMVGLAIVPQPGSNYLEIAGNFYDQLDKLKSDLPKDLQLDIVMDNTLFIKKSVTEVAETILVALILVILIIYLFFRDWSIAFRPLIDIPVSLIATFFIMYLAGFSVNVLTLLAIVLATGLVVDDGIVVTENIFKKVEEGMSPIEAAIKGSNEIFLAVISISITLAAVFLPVIFLEGFVGRLFREFGVVIGAAVLISAFVSLTLTPMLNAYLMKKGGHKKSRFYNFTEPYFESLNTGYAQSLGRFMQRKWLAFPIIAACLGLIVFFYITLQKETAPYDDRSMLRVMVTAPEGSSFEYTDRFMEELTRLVNDSIPEKKVALVITSPGFGGAGSVNNGMMRMTLVDPSERERSQAEVAERLTKLTRKYPEARTIVSQQPTISVNRRGGQPIQYIIQAPNFQKLEEKIPEFLEEASKDPTLSNPDVNLKFNKPEINITIDREKAQSLGVSVIDVAQTLQLSLSGQRFAYFIMNGRQYQVIGQFDQADRDDPLDLTSLFVRSSTGQLIQLDNLVTLEERSSPPQLFHNNRYMSATISAGLAPGKSIGDGIDAMDRIAAKVLDPTFSTDLGGESRDFVESGSNTAFAFGLALLLIYLILAAQFESFIDPLIIIITVPLAVAGAMLSLWLFGQTWNIFSQIGTIMLIGLVTKNGILIVEFANQLKEEGKSKAEAILEAAEARLRPILMTSLAIALGALPIALALGAAAQSRMGMGIVIVGGTLFSLILTLYVIPAIYAMWSREFKRNPELEQAKKFEKEVLESVH from the coding sequence ATGAGTTTATCTACCACCAGCATTAAGCGGCCGGTTTTTACCATTGTAATTAACCTGATTCTGATATTATTCGGAATTATTGGTTATACGTTCCTGGGTATCCGGGAATATCCGTCCATCGACCCGGCCATTGTATCGGTGAGCACCAGCTATACTGGGGCGAATGCCGATATTATTGAATCGCAGATTACCGAACCTCTGGAAAAATCCATTAACTCCATCGATGGCATTCGCAATATTTCGTCGTCGAGTAATCAGGGCCGGAGCAACATTAACATTGAGTTTAACCTGGAGAAAAACCTGGAAGAAGCAGCCAACGACGTTCGCGACAAAGTATCGCAGGCAGTAAGATCTTTACCCCAGGACATTGATGCCCCACCGGTAGTTTCTAAAGCCGATGCTGACTCCGAACCGATTGTAACCATGACGGTGCGCAGTAAAACCCGCAGCCAACTGGAACTCAGCGATTACGCCGAAAACGTGTTATCGCAGCGTTTGCAAACCATTCCGGGCATTAGCAGCGTGCAAATCTGGGGGCAAAAAAGATACGCCATGCGCTTGTGGCTCGACCCCATGAAACTAGCTTCGTACGGCCTTACCGTAGCCGATGTGCGCACCGCGCTCAATCGCCAGAACGTAGAATTACCTTCGGGTAAAGTAACGGGTTCCAACACCGAGTTAATGGTAAAAACCTTGGGTAACCTCTCTAACGAAGAACAGTTCAACGACTTAATTGTAAAATCCGAAGGTGACCGCATTATCCGGTTCAGCGATCTAGGCAAAGCCGAATTAGGCCCCGAAAACCTGGAAACCAAAATGACCGAATCCGGCGTGCCGATGGTGGGTTTGGCCATTGTACCGCAACCGGGTTCTAATTACCTCGAAATTGCCGGTAATTTTTACGACCAATTAGATAAACTAAAAAGCGACTTACCCAAGGACTTACAACTGGATATTGTAATGGACAATACCTTGTTCATTAAAAAATCGGTAACGGAAGTGGCCGAAACCATTCTGGTGGCCCTGATACTGGTAATTTTAATTATTTACCTGTTCTTCCGCGACTGGAGCATTGCTTTCCGGCCCTTAATTGATATTCCGGTTTCTTTAATTGCTACCTTCTTTATTATGTACCTGGCAGGTTTTTCGGTAAACGTATTAACCTTGCTGGCCATTGTACTGGCTACCGGTTTAGTGGTAGACGACGGAATTGTGGTAACCGAGAATATTTTTAAAAAAGTAGAAGAAGGCATGTCGCCGATTGAAGCGGCAATTAAAGGCTCCAACGAAATTTTCCTGGCGGTAATTTCTATTTCCATTACGTTGGCAGCGGTGTTTTTACCGGTTATTTTCCTCGAAGGTTTTGTGGGCCGCTTGTTCCGCGAATTTGGGGTAGTAATTGGGGCAGCGGTACTGATATCGGCGTTTGTGTCGTTAACGCTTACGCCCATGCTCAATGCTTACCTCATGAAGAAAGGCGGGCATAAAAAATCGCGGTTTTATAATTTTACCGAACCTTATTTCGAAAGTTTAAACACGGGTTACGCACAATCGCTGGGCCGGTTTATGCAACGCAAATGGTTGGCCTTCCCGATTATTGCGGCTTGTTTGGGATTAATCGTGTTTTTCTACATCACCTTGCAAAAAGAAACCGCTCCTTACGACGACCGTAGCATGTTACGGGTAATGGTTACGGCTCCCGAAGGGTCTTCTTTTGAATACACCGACCGGTTTATGGAAGAATTAACCCGCTTAGTAAACGATTCGATTCCGGAGAAAAAAGTAGCTTTAGTAATTACTTCTCCAGGTTTTGGCGGAGCGGGTTCGGTAAATAACGGTATGATGCGGATGACTTTGGTGGACCCCAGTGAGCGGGAACGCTCGCAAGCCGAAGTAGCCGAAAGGTTAACCAAACTAACGCGGAAATACCCAGAAGCCCGTACCATTGTATCGCAGCAACCTACTATTTCGGTGAACCGGCGCGGGGGGCAGCCCATTCAGTACATTATTCAGGCGCCTAATTTTCAAAAATTGGAAGAGAAAATTCCGGAGTTTTTAGAAGAGGCCAGCAAAGACCCCACGCTATCAAACCCGGATGTAAATTTAAAATTTAATAAACCGGAGATTAACATTACCATCGATCGCGAAAAAGCGCAAAGCTTAGGTGTTTCGGTAATTGATGTGGCGCAAACCTTACAGTTATCCCTCAGTGGGCAGCGGTTTGCTTACTTTATCATGAACGGTCGTCAGTACCAGGTAATTGGCCAATTCGACCAGGCCGACCGGGATGATCCCTTGGATTTAACTTCGTTGTTTGTGCGCAGCAGCACCGGGCAATTAATTCAGTTGGATAATTTGGTAACTTTGGAAGAACGCAGCAGCCCGCCGCAGTTGTTCCACAATAACCGGTACATGTCGGCTACCATTTCAGCGGGTTTAGCGCCGGGCAAAAGTATCGGCGACGGCATTGATGCCATGGACCGGATTGCCGCCAAAGTGCTGGACCCTACTTTCTCAACGGACTTAGGTGGCGAATCGCGCGACTTCGTGGAAAGTGGTTCTAACACGGCTTTCGCCTTTGGTTTGGCTTTATTGTTAATTTATTTAATTCTGGCCGCCCAGTTCGAAAGCTTTATCGACCCATTGATTATCATTATTACCGTACCTTTAGCGGTAGCCGGAGCGATGCTGTCGTTGTGGTTATTCGGGCAAACCTGGAACATTTTCAGCCAGATTGGTACCATTATGCTCATTGGGTTGGTAACGAAAAACGGTATCTTAATCGTGGAATTTGCCAACCAGCTCAAAGAAGAAGGAAAATCCAAGGCCGAAGCCATTCTGGAGGCCGCCGAAGCCCGCTTACGCCCTATTTTAATGACTAGTTTGGCCATTGCTTTGGGTGCTTTACCGATTGCGTTGGCTTTAGGAGCCGCTGCCCAAAGCCGCATGGGGATGGGTATTGTAATTGTGGGCGGTACTTTATTCTCCTTAATCTTAACCCTGTACGTTATTCCGGCTATTTACGCTATGTGGTCGCGGGAGTTTAAACGCAATCCGGAACTCGAACAAGCCAAAAAATTTGAAAAAGAAGTTCTGG